A genomic window from Leptolyngbya sp. BL0902 includes:
- a CDS encoding M16 family metallopeptidase: MSAPLLRPRSFRHPTVRPMLWGQALLQLLTTRLWPGCRWLGMLGGRGLALVLAVMLGLGGMAPAWAEGLRPGQTSIQPYLDRFTEAVTQFTLANGMTFIVLERPQAPVVSFMIHADVGAVDEEDGKTGVAHYLEHLAFKGTSRIGTLDHASEVQVLAAMDRVFAEKLQAEAAGNANRSAELKAELEALRQQASSYVVQNQYGQIIEQAGGVGLNATTGADATRYFYSLPANKLELWFSLESERFLDPVFREFFEEKDVILEERQMRVDNSPVGTLVENFLENAFEQHPYRRPIIGYEADLYAATRQDIQDFYDTYYGPGNLTAVVVGDVNAAEVKRLAEVYFGRYPARPTPPQPLVNEPPQTAPRNLTLELPSEPWYIEGYPRPSLRHPDHVIYDMIDGLLTSGRTSRLYRALVVDNPVALDVGTLNGFPGNKYDNLFGVYGLTAPGHSPDDIAILLHAELERLQREPVSQAELDRVKTQSRAGLLRSLNSNSGLASLLAEYQAKTGDWRNIFRDLDAIEQVTTADVQRVAQSLFQAQQRTAVRLLTAPTQ, encoded by the coding sequence ATGTCTGCACCGCTCCTGCGTCCTCGTTCCTTCCGTCATCCAACCGTCCGCCCGATGCTATGGGGGCAAGCCCTCCTGCAACTCCTCACTACCCGCCTCTGGCCGGGATGCCGCTGGCTGGGAATGCTAGGGGGACGGGGGCTGGCCTTAGTTCTGGCGGTGATGCTAGGGCTGGGCGGCATGGCTCCGGCTTGGGCGGAGGGGCTCCGGCCTGGGCAGACCTCCATTCAGCCCTACCTTGATCGCTTTACCGAAGCCGTTACCCAGTTCACCCTGGCCAATGGCATGACCTTCATTGTGCTAGAGCGGCCCCAGGCTCCGGTGGTGTCGTTTATGATCCACGCCGATGTGGGCGCGGTGGATGAGGAGGACGGCAAAACCGGAGTGGCCCACTATCTGGAGCACCTCGCCTTTAAGGGCACCAGCCGCATCGGCACCCTTGACCATGCCTCAGAAGTCCAGGTGCTAGCGGCGATGGATCGGGTGTTTGCTGAAAAGCTCCAGGCCGAAGCAGCGGGGAATGCCAACCGATCTGCGGAATTGAAGGCCGAGCTAGAAGCCCTTCGCCAACAGGCCTCTAGCTATGTGGTGCAAAACCAGTACGGCCAAATTATCGAGCAGGCCGGGGGCGTGGGGCTGAACGCCACCACCGGGGCCGATGCCACCCGCTATTTCTACAGCCTGCCTGCCAACAAGCTGGAACTGTGGTTTTCCCTAGAATCGGAGCGATTCTTGGATCCCGTATTCCGGGAATTTTTTGAGGAAAAAGACGTCATCCTAGAGGAGCGGCAGATGCGGGTAGACAACTCCCCCGTCGGCACCCTAGTCGAGAATTTTCTGGAAAATGCCTTTGAGCAGCACCCCTATCGACGGCCCATCATTGGCTATGAGGCCGACCTCTATGCCGCCACCCGCCAGGATATCCAGGATTTCTACGACACCTACTATGGCCCCGGCAACCTGACGGCGGTCGTTGTGGGCGATGTCAACGCTGCCGAGGTGAAACGCCTTGCCGAGGTCTACTTTGGCCGCTATCCCGCCCGTCCCACGCCGCCCCAGCCCCTGGTGAATGAGCCGCCCCAAACTGCGCCGCGCAACCTCACCCTAGAACTGCCCTCAGAGCCTTGGTACATCGAGGGCTACCCTCGCCCCAGCCTCCGCCATCCCGACCATGTGATCTACGACATGATTGACGGTCTGCTCACCAGTGGCCGCACCAGCCGCCTCTACCGGGCCTTGGTGGTGGATAATCCGGTGGCGCTGGATGTTGGCACCCTCAATGGCTTCCCCGGCAACAAGTACGACAACCTGTTTGGCGTCTATGGCCTCACTGCCCCCGGCCACAGCCCCGACGACATCGCCATTTTGCTCCACGCCGAGCTAGAACGCCTGCAACGGGAACCCGTCTCCCAGGCTGAGCTAGATCGAGTCAAAACCCAGTCTCGCGCCGGACTGCTGCGGAGCCTCAACTCCAATAGTGGCCTCGCTTCCCTGCTGGCGGAGTACCAGGCCAAAACCGGAGACTGGCGCAACATCTTCCGCGACCTCGACGCCATTGAGCAAGTGACCACGGCGGATGTGCAGCGGGTGGCCCAGAGCCTCTTCCAGGCCCAGCAGCGCACCGCCGTCAGGCTGCTGACCGCCCCCACTCAGTAG